In one Nicotiana tomentosiformis chromosome 6, ASM39032v3, whole genome shotgun sequence genomic region, the following are encoded:
- the LOC104103034 gene encoding uncharacterized protein, translated as MDKFVTRLDHSQPSPSCQSLIQANANHSYLINELDLGSLKGDPGERIPIADYNPRIRDEVRKHYIQQGPCQPSKHQFSKTQIGGRMRQFVPSWFNGQFSKWLEYSVKKDAAFCLCCYLFKNKFIYGSADEFYTKNGFRAWNKGLERLRLHVGDVNSAHDKCFKKMLDLSNHHQSIQVVFDKHSEKLKSEYRMRLEVSIDVARLLLLYGLPFRGHDESESSTNQGLFLGFLRWHGDKHPDVGKVILENAPQNDTLTCPMIQKDIINACAKETLKAIIGDLNRYYFGILVDESKDISHKEQMALVLCYVDKNGEVVE; from the coding sequence ATGGATAAATTTGTCACGAGGTTGGACCATTCTCAACCAAGTCCTAGTTGTCAATCCTTGATCCAAGCGAATGCCAATCATTCTTATCTTATAAATGAACTCGATTTGGGGTCACTTAAAGGCGATCCGGGAGAAAGAATACCTATTGCTGACTATAACCCTAGAATACGAGATGAAGTAAGGAAACATTACATTCAACAAGGTCCTTGTCAACCTTCCAAGCATCAATTTTCCAAAACTCAAATAGGAGGAAGAATGCGTCAATTTGTTCCAAGTTGGTTCAATGGTCAATTTTCTAAATGGTTGGAGTATAGTGTGAAGAAAGATGCGGCATTTTGCttatgttgttatttgttcaaaaataaatttatttatggAAGTGCGGATGAATTTTATACAAAAAATGGTTTTAGGGCTTGGAATAAGGGTCTTGAAAGATTGCGTTTACATGTTGGTGATGTTAATAGTGCCCATGATAAATGTTTCAAGAAGATGCTAGATTTATCAAATCATCATCAATCAATTCAAGTTGTTTTTGATAAGCACTCCGAGAAGTTGAAAAGTGAGTATCGAATGCGTTTAGAAGTATCAATTGATGTGGCAAGACTTCTATTGTTGTATGGATTGCCTTTTAGGGGCCATGACGAAAGTGAATCTTCAACAAATCAAGGCCTCTTTCTAGGATTCTTACGATGGCATGGGGACAAGCATCCAGATGTGGGAAAAGTAATATTAGAAAATGCTCCACAAAATGATACTTTGACTTGCCCTATGATCCAAAAGGATATTATTAATGCTTGTGCAAAAGAAACATTAAAAGCTATAATTGGAGACTTGAatagatattattttggtatattaGTTGATGAGTCCAAAGATATCTCACACAAAGAACAAATGGCTCTTGTTTTGTGTTATGTTGATAAAAATGGTGAAGTGGTAGAGTGA